Proteins co-encoded in one Arachis stenosperma cultivar V10309 chromosome 7, arast.V10309.gnm1.PFL2, whole genome shotgun sequence genomic window:
- the LOC130941557 gene encoding protein ETHYLENE INSENSITIVE 3-like yields MMMFDDMGFCGDLDVLCGPLGESDMTARQTEPDAVVEDDYSDEEIDVDELERRMWRDKMRLKRLKEQSKAKEGIDAAKQRQSQEQARRKKMSRAQDGILKYMLKMMEVCKAQGFVYGIIPEKGKPVTGASDNLREWWKDKVRFDRNGPAAIAKYQADNAIPGKNDGCNAIGPTPHTLQELQDTTLGSLLSALMQHCDPPQRRFPLEKGVPPPWWPTGNEEWWPQIGLPKDQGPPPYKKPHDLKKAWKVGVLTAVIKHMSPDIAKIRKLVRQSKCLQDKMTAKESATWLAIINQEEALARELYPDYCPPLSSGGGSGSLVINDCTEYDVDGAENEPNFDVEDRKPENLHPSNLGMRGRLQVQKPSLPIKGEVVTNLDFIRKRKSDFNLMVDQKIYTCEHPQCPYSEGRLGFQDRSSRDNHQLNCPYRNNSAADFAGPNFHVNEVKPVIFPQSFVQPNTTAQPASLVPPTFDLTGLGVPEDGQKMISDLMSIYDANVVGNKTTSSNNFVAENQNQNIPQQCINQQQESFFPNQGMVMEGNFFARDDNNQFDRFKAMNTPFETTTTAAATAVAAATNPPNNNNSNFNFMFGSPCDLGSFDFKEDLQGGMGMDSLHKQPDVSIWYQ; encoded by the coding sequence ATGATGATGTTTGATGACATGGGGTTTTGTGGAGATTTGGATGTTTTATGCGGTCCCCTCGGCGAATCGGATATGACTGCCAGACAGACTGAGCCTGATGCAGTGGTGGAGGATGATTATAGCGACGAAGAGATTGATGTGGATGAGCTTGAGAGAAGGATGTGGAGGGACAAAATGCGTCTCAAGAGATTGAAAGAGCAAAGCAAGGCTAAAGAAGGCATCGATGCGGCGAAGCAAAGGCAATCCCAAGAACAAGCTAGGAGGAAAAAGATGTCAAGAGCTCAAGATGGGATACTCAAGTATATGCTGAAGATGATGGAGGTTTGCAAGGCTCAGGGATTCGTCTATGGGATTATACCCGAGAAGGGGAAGCCGGTTACTGGGGCGTCCGACAATCTTCGCGAGTGGTGGAAGGATAAGGTCCGGTTTGATCGAAACGGTCCGGCTGCAATAGCCAAGTATCAAGCTGATAATGCTATCCCTGGGAAGAATGATGGATGCAATGCTATTGGTCCAACTCCACACACCTTGCAAGAGTTACAAGACACAACCTTGGGCTCTCTCTTGTCTGCACTTATGCAGCACTGTGATCCTCCTCAGAGGAGGTTCCCTCTAGAGAAGGGTGTTCCTCCGCCTTGGTGGCCGACCGGTAATGAAGAGTGGTGGCCTCAAATTGGTTTGCCTAAAGATCAAGGTCCTCCTCCTTACAAGAAGCCTCATGATCTTAAGAAGGCATGGAAGGTGGGTGTCCTAACTGCAGTTATCAAGCACATGTCTCCTGATATCGCCAAGATTCGCAAGCTCGTGAGGCAGTCCAAATGCCTTCAAGATAAAATGACAGCGAAGGAGAGCGCCACCTGGCTCGCCATCATCAATCAAGAGGAGGCCTTGGCTCGCGAGCTTTATCCCGATTATTGCCCACCTTTGTCTTCTGGTGGGGGAAGTGGATCTTTGGTCATCAATGATTGCACCGAGTATGATGTCGATGGAGCCGAGAATGAGCCTAACTTCGACGTGGAAGACCGGAAACCGGAGAATCTTCATCCGTCTAATCTCGGCATGAGGGGAAGGCTGCAGGTTCAGAAACCTTCTCTTCCAATCAAGGGAGAGGTTGTAACAAACTTGGACTTCATTCGGAAGAGGAAGAGCGACTTTAACTTGATGGTGGATCAGAAAATCTACACATGTGAGCACCCTCAGTGCCCTTACAGCGAAGGCCGGCTCGGCTTCCAAGACCGGTCTTCGAGGGACAACCACCAACTCAACTGTCCATATAGAAACAACTCTGCTGCTGATTTCGCCGGTCCGAATTTCCATGTCAATGAGGTTAAGCCTGTTATATTCCCACAGTCCTTTGTTCAACCAAACACCACAGCTCAGCCTGCTAGTTTGGTTCCTCCAACATTCGACTTAACCGGACTCGGCGTCCCGGAGGACGGCCAGAAAATGATCAGTGACCTCATGTCAATCTATGATGCAAATGTTGTAGGAAACAAGACCACAAGCTCCAATAACTTTGTAGCTGAGAATCAAAATCAAAACATTCCTCAACAATGCATCAATCAACAACAGGAAAGTTTCTTTCCCAATCAAGGAATGGTGATGGAAGGGAACTTCTTTGCAAGGGATGATAATAATCAATTTGACAGGTTCAAAGCCATGAACACACCCTTTGAGACCACCACCACAGCCGCGGCCACCGCCGTCGCTGCCGCCACCAACCCCCCCAATAACAACAACAGCaactttaattttatgtttggatccCCTTGTGATCTAGGATCATTTGATTTCAAGGAGGATCTACAAGGAGGAATGGGAATGGATTCACTTCACAAACAACCAGATGTTTCAATATGGTACCAGTGA
- the LOC130939302 gene encoding AP-1 complex subunit sigma-1-like: MVHIHFVLLISRQGKVRLTKWYSPYSQKERSKVIRELSSEILSRGPKLCNFVEWRGFKVVYKRYASLYFCICNDQDDNELETLSIIHHYVETLDRYFGSVCELDLIFNFHKAYFILDEILLAGEMQETSKRTTLRLIAAQEELLEAAKEEASSLSSIIAQATK; the protein is encoded by the exons ATGGTAcat attcACTTTGTGCTTCTCATAAGTAGACAAGGAAAAGTAAGGCTTACAAAATGGTATTCTCCATACTCTCAAAAAGAAAGATCGAAG GTAATTCGAGAGTTAAGCAGTGAAATTCTGTCACGAGGTCCGAAACTGTGCAATTTCGTAGAATGGAGGGGATTTAAAGTTGTTTATAAAAG ATATGCTAGCCTTTACTTTTGCATATGCAATGATCAAGATGACAATGAATTGGAGACACTCTCCATTATTCATCACTATGTTGAGACATTGGATCGCTACTTTGGCAGT GTTTGTGAATTGGATTTGATCTTTAACTTCCATAAG gcatattttattttggatGAAATTTTGCTTGCTGGAGAGATGCAAGAAACTAGCAAGAGAACTACACTCAGACTCATAGCTGCACag GAGGAATTATTGGAAGCTGCTAAAGAGGAGGCTAGTTCATTGAGTAGCATAATTGCTCAAGCCACCAAGTGA